In Halorhabdus rudnickae, the following proteins share a genomic window:
- a CDS encoding cobalamin-binding protein, whose amino-acid sequence MGRIVSLAPSATSIVCALGGADRLVGVTAHCEVEAVPRVGGWLNPDIETIDDLDPDLLVTNDPLQADLRDTLRDRGYTVAHEEPATLADVLETFRTLGESIGRPERGARLEARARDHVQQINEATPDGEDRSVVYCEEWGDPPMAAGNWVPDAVRVAGGRYPFVEPGERSREIDGQTIQNAAPDHAIVHHCGTTESSTQPLAERGWDLDAQLHAIDDSLLNQPSPRLLDGIGTLADRLHGIDVSGSFPP is encoded by the coding sequence ATGGGCCGGATCGTCTCGCTGGCTCCGAGCGCAACGTCGATCGTGTGTGCGCTCGGTGGGGCCGATCGCTTGGTCGGCGTCACCGCTCACTGCGAAGTCGAAGCCGTCCCACGCGTCGGCGGATGGTTGAACCCTGACATCGAGACGATCGACGACCTTGACCCGGATCTGCTGGTCACGAACGACCCGCTGCAAGCCGATCTGCGGGATACACTGCGTGATCGTGGATACACGGTTGCCCACGAGGAGCCAGCAACGCTTGCAGACGTCCTTGAGACCTTCCGGACGCTCGGCGAGTCGATCGGTCGGCCCGAGCGCGGTGCCCGTCTTGAGGCGCGTGCCAGGGACCATGTCCAACAGATCAACGAGGCAACGCCCGACGGCGAAGACAGATCGGTGGTCTACTGTGAGGAGTGGGGCGATCCACCGATGGCGGCTGGCAACTGGGTGCCTGATGCCGTCCGGGTTGCCGGCGGTCGCTATCCATTCGTCGAACCTGGGGAGCGCTCTCGAGAGATCGACGGGCAGACTATCCAGAACGCTGCCCCAGATCACGCGATTGTCCACCATTGCGGAACAACGGAGTCTTCGACTCAGCCGCTAGCCGAGCGCGGTTGGGACCTCGACGCCCAATTGCACGCCATCGACGACTCGCTTTTGAACCAGCCGAGTCCGCGCCTGCTTGACGGAATCGGAACGCTCGCCGATCGACTACACGGGATCGACGTCTCGGGTTCGTTTCCACCGTGA
- a CDS encoding 30S ribosomal protein S24e: MDIEIIEEEDNPMLHRTDVRFEVTHEEATPSRLSVRDSLAAMLNKDAEEVVVHELDTKYGMRKTVGYAKVYDDPEFAREVEQEHMLERNKILGEESDAEAEEA; encoded by the coding sequence ATGGACATCGAGATCATCGAGGAAGAGGACAATCCGATGTTGCATCGGACGGACGTCCGCTTCGAGGTAACCCACGAGGAGGCGACGCCGTCGCGGCTCTCCGTGCGTGACTCCCTGGCGGCGATGCTCAACAAGGACGCCGAAGAAGTGGTCGTCCACGAGCTGGACACGAAGTACGGCATGCGCAAGACCGTCGGGTACGCGAAGGTGTACGACGACCCGGAGTTCGCCCGTGAGGTCGAACAGGAGCACATGCTCGAACGCAACAAGATCCTCGGCGAGGAGAGCGATGCCGAGGCAGAGGAGGCCTGA
- a CDS encoding universal stress protein, protein MNRGLFVVTDADETEAQLLDEAATVSSCSEAPLVVLRLILPEDLESVEDVELTSDIDRQSHEDPVDRQFEEETEAFVRETLDDAGVDSEIAVRAEPEGDRAGAILDVAEEYDCDHVFLVGQRRSPTGKALFGDLTQEIILNFDGTITLSME, encoded by the coding sequence ATGAACAGAGGGCTGTTCGTCGTCACTGATGCAGACGAGACAGAGGCACAGTTACTGGACGAAGCGGCTACCGTCAGTTCCTGCTCGGAGGCTCCTCTCGTCGTCTTACGGCTGATTCTGCCTGAAGACCTCGAGTCAGTCGAGGACGTCGAACTCACGAGCGACATCGATCGACAGAGCCACGAGGATCCCGTCGACCGCCAATTCGAGGAGGAGACGGAGGCGTTCGTTCGGGAGACTTTAGATGACGCGGGAGTGGATTCCGAAATCGCCGTCCGGGCCGAACCAGAGGGCGACCGTGCGGGGGCCATCCTTGACGTGGCCGAGGAATACGACTGCGATCACGTCTTCCTCGTCGGCCAGCGCCGATCCCCCACCGGGAAAGCGCTGTTCGGTGATCTCACCCAGGAGATAATCTTGAACTTCGACGGCACGATCACGCTCTCGATGGAATAG
- a CDS encoding AAA family ATPase produces the protein MDGPLWTERHAPTIEELPQPEVREQLRGALDDPMNLLVHGPAGSGKTAAIRAFAREAHEDHDADLIEINVADFFDLTKKELSEDPRFERFITAKRRRESSKADLINHVLKESASYSPVSGSYKTILLDNAERMREDFQQALRRVMEQYYEATQFVIATRQSSTLIPPIRSRCFPLTVRAPTHDEIVTVLGRIAEAETAEYDEEGLEYVAGYADGDLRKAILGAQTTHEAAGEITMDAAYEALGEVQTDDRVERMLAAADEGEFRDARSELDDLLVEEGHSGPEVLAAILRVGRARYTGETLVRLHRLAGEIDLDLAAGTDDRIHLSHLLAELGASE, from the coding sequence ATGGACGGGCCGCTGTGGACCGAGCGACACGCGCCGACGATCGAGGAGTTGCCCCAACCCGAAGTTCGCGAGCAGTTGCGCGGGGCACTCGATGACCCGATGAACCTGCTGGTCCACGGGCCGGCAGGGAGCGGCAAGACTGCCGCCATCCGGGCATTTGCCCGGGAGGCCCACGAGGATCACGATGCTGACCTCATCGAGATCAACGTCGCCGACTTCTTCGATTTGACGAAAAAAGAGCTCTCGGAGGACCCCCGTTTCGAGCGGTTCATCACGGCCAAGCGTCGGCGGGAGTCCTCGAAGGCCGACCTGATCAATCACGTCCTCAAGGAGTCGGCGAGTTACTCACCGGTCTCGGGGTCGTACAAGACGATCCTGCTGGACAACGCCGAGCGGATGCGCGAGGACTTCCAGCAGGCGCTCCGGCGAGTCATGGAACAGTACTACGAGGCGACACAGTTCGTCATCGCGACGCGGCAGTCCTCGACGCTGATCCCGCCGATCCGATCGCGATGTTTCCCCCTGACAGTCAGAGCGCCGACCCACGACGAGATCGTGACCGTGCTGGGGCGTATCGCCGAAGCGGAGACAGCCGAGTACGACGAGGAGGGCTTAGAATACGTCGCGGGCTACGCCGACGGCGACCTCCGGAAGGCGATTCTCGGCGCGCAGACGACACACGAGGCGGCCGGCGAGATCACGATGGACGCCGCCTACGAGGCACTGGGGGAGGTCCAGACCGACGACCGCGTCGAACGCATGCTAGCCGCTGCCGACGAGGGGGAGTTCCGGGATGCCCGCTCGGAACTCGACGACTTGCTGGTCGAGGAAGGCCACAGCGGTCCTGAAGTGTTGGCGGCGATCCTCCGGGTGGGTCGCGCCCGTTACACCGGGGAAACACTGGTACGCCTCCACCGACTGGCCGGCGAGATCGACCTGGATCTCGCAGCGGGGACCGACGACCGGATCCACCTCTCACATTTGCTGGCCGAACTCGGGGCGAGCGAGTGA
- a CDS encoding universal stress protein, whose translation MQERPTILIPIRVLERESIPEGVPALLTNAHVVLLGYHVVPDQTATGQAQAQFTDQATRRLDDLTAILAHAGATVDSQLVFTHDAQTTIDRVTTEHDCLAVLIPNATRPIEHVLVAVRGVVGIDRFVRLVSGLFGPKDINVTLFHVAEADETDADVETLLNGIKARLSEQGVSEAVVDIEISRGDAHQELIVDAADNYDAIIMGESDPSVTTFLFGMTADQVAKQFLGPVFVVQHEQTDVREAAEAK comes from the coding sequence ATGCAAGAGAGACCGACCATCCTGATCCCGATTCGCGTTCTCGAGCGCGAATCGATTCCGGAGGGGGTTCCCGCACTCCTCACGAATGCCCACGTCGTCTTACTGGGCTATCACGTCGTGCCAGACCAGACAGCGACCGGCCAGGCACAGGCCCAGTTCACAGATCAAGCCACCCGCCGTCTTGACGACCTCACGGCGATACTCGCGCATGCGGGGGCGACAGTCGACTCCCAGCTCGTGTTCACCCACGATGCACAAACAACGATCGATCGGGTGACCACGGAACATGACTGTCTCGCGGTCCTCATTCCGAACGCAACGAGGCCGATCGAGCACGTACTCGTCGCGGTTCGGGGCGTCGTCGGTATCGATCGGTTCGTCCGTCTGGTTTCAGGGCTGTTCGGACCGAAGGACATCAACGTGACCCTGTTTCACGTCGCCGAAGCGGACGAAACTGATGCGGACGTGGAGACACTCCTCAACGGAATCAAAGCACGTCTTTCCGAGCAAGGGGTGTCCGAAGCTGTGGTCGATATCGAAATTTCACGTGGGGACGCTCATCAAGAGCTGATCGTCGATGCAGCCGACAACTACGATGCGATCATCATGGGTGAATCCGATCCCTCAGTGACGACGTTCCTGTTCGGGATGACTGCAGATCAGGTCGCCAAACAGTTTCTCGGCCCAGTGTTCGTGGTACAACACGAACAAACCGACGTGCGCGAAGCGGCTGAAGCAAAGTGA
- a CDS encoding 30S ribosomal protein S27ae — protein sequence MARHELYDDDGTTEREQCPRCGDAFLAEHGDRQHCGRCGYTEWN from the coding sequence ATGGCCCGGCACGAACTCTACGACGACGACGGCACCACCGAGCGTGAACAGTGCCCCCGCTGTGGCGACGCGTTCCTCGCCGAGCACGGCGACCGACAGCACTGTGGCCGGTGTGGCTACACCGAGTGGAACTAG
- the pepF gene encoding oligoendopeptidase F, with amino-acid sequence MSSVPERNEVDEEYTWALESLYADSDEWEAAYEEAEELTEVVASYEGQATDDAETLLSVLDDYEDLMRTVSNVVSYARMRRDEDTRRDEAQAMLTRAQSLSAEASSAASFLDPEIQALEREDVETMIEAEPELAEYEHYFDDVLRMKPHTRSTEVESLLADLSEVTGAPGEVYDMLTNADMSFPTVEEPDSEARSASDRSSGDDKEPRGGDAVEITLNNFTTLQKRHDREFRQNVYEAFYDEWETVHNTVGTAYAKAVKTDAKMAAARNYDSARQASLNGPNVPVEVYDTLVETVRDNLGTLHRHADLKREHTDGDDLRMWDLYVPLTETESPEISYEDACEHVVDAVAPLGEDYQSRVAEGLDSRWVDVYETRGKQSGAYSGGTYDSQPYILMNYQDDVESMYTLAHELGHSLHSEYTSEAQPYIYSGYEIFVAEVASTVNEALLTRHLLDTVEDDRFRRHVLDTYLERFRSTLYRQTMFAEFEHRTHEMSEAGEPLTPDRLNDLYRELKADYYEPGEIDDRIAREWMRIPHFYRSFYVYQYATGISAAVAIARSIEEEGQPAAESYREFLASGSSDYPLELLRTAGVDMSESDPIEDAIEEYDDALDRMSEYI; translated from the coding sequence ATGAGTTCAGTCCCGGAGCGCAACGAAGTCGACGAGGAGTACACGTGGGCTCTGGAGTCGCTGTACGCTGACAGCGACGAGTGGGAAGCAGCCTACGAGGAGGCCGAGGAGTTGACCGAGGTCGTCGCGAGTTACGAGGGGCAAGCCACGGACGACGCCGAGACGCTCCTCTCGGTACTCGATGATTACGAGGATCTGATGCGGACTGTTTCGAACGTCGTCTCCTATGCGCGAATGCGTCGCGACGAGGACACCCGTCGTGACGAGGCCCAGGCAATGTTGACCCGTGCCCAGTCGCTCTCGGCCGAGGCTTCAAGCGCGGCGAGTTTCCTCGATCCCGAAATTCAGGCACTCGAACGCGAGGACGTCGAGACGATGATCGAGGCCGAACCCGAACTCGCTGAGTACGAGCACTACTTCGACGACGTGTTGCGGATGAAACCCCACACGCGCTCGACGGAAGTCGAATCCTTGCTCGCGGATCTGAGCGAGGTCACTGGCGCACCCGGCGAGGTCTACGACATGCTGACCAACGCCGACATGTCCTTTCCCACTGTCGAGGAACCGGACAGCGAGGCGCGAAGTGCCTCGGACAGGTCGAGCGGTGACGACAAGGAACCGCGAGGCGGGGACGCGGTCGAAATCACGCTCAATAACTTTACGACCCTCCAGAAGCGCCACGACCGGGAGTTCCGTCAAAATGTCTATGAGGCCTTCTACGACGAGTGGGAGACTGTCCACAACACTGTCGGTACGGCCTACGCCAAAGCCGTCAAGACGGACGCGAAAATGGCAGCCGCGCGCAACTACGACAGCGCCCGCCAGGCGTCGCTGAACGGCCCGAACGTCCCCGTCGAAGTCTACGACACCCTCGTCGAGACTGTCCGGGACAACCTGGGGACACTGCACCGCCACGCCGATCTCAAGCGCGAACACACCGACGGCGACGATCTGCGGATGTGGGATCTGTACGTCCCACTGACCGAGACCGAGAGTCCCGAGATCAGCTACGAGGACGCCTGCGAGCACGTCGTCGACGCCGTCGCGCCGCTGGGCGAGGACTACCAGTCCCGTGTCGCCGAGGGACTGGACTCGCGGTGGGTCGATGTCTACGAGACCCGCGGCAAGCAGTCGGGCGCGTACTCCGGGGGCACCTACGATTCCCAGCCGTACATTTTGATGAACTATCAGGATGACGTCGAGTCGATGTACACGCTGGCGCACGAACTCGGTCACTCGCTGCACTCTGAGTACACCAGCGAGGCCCAGCCGTACATCTACTCGGGCTACGAGATCTTCGTCGCCGAGGTCGCCTCGACGGTCAACGAGGCGTTGCTGACTCGACACCTGCTTGATACCGTCGAGGACGATCGCTTCCGCCGGCACGTTCTGGACACCTACCTCGAACGCTTCCGCTCGACGCTGTACCGCCAGACCATGTTCGCGGAGTTCGAGCACCGCACCCACGAGATGAGCGAGGCCGGCGAGCCCCTGACACCCGACCGGCTGAACGATCTCTATCGGGAACTCAAGGCCGACTACTACGAGCCAGGTGAGATCGACGACCGGATCGCCAGAGAGTGGATGCGCATCCCGCACTTCTATCGCTCCTTCTACGTCTACCAGTATGCGACGGGCATTTCCGCTGCCGTGGCGATCGCTCGTTCGATCGAGGAAGAAGGGCAGCCGGCCGCAGAGAGCTACCGCGAGTTCCTCGCGAGTGGCTCCAGTGACTATCCGCTCGAACTCCTCCGGACAGCCGGCGTCGACATGTCCGAGTCCGATCCGATCGAGGACGCCATCGAGGAGTACGACGACGCCCTCGATCGGATGAGCGAGTACATCTAG
- a CDS encoding ribbon-helix-helix domain-containing protein: MPKISISLPDRIENDIDRLVEQGEFVNRDQAVEELLTMGVSAYGTTDEPNETPAEEDMFSQTVEDQQDPAIQDDDPDEGYTF, translated from the coding sequence ATGCCGAAAATATCGATATCATTGCCCGACCGTATCGAGAACGACATCGACCGACTCGTCGAACAGGGCGAGTTCGTCAACCGCGATCAGGCTGTCGAGGAACTGCTCACAATGGGTGTCTCCGCCTACGGGACGACCGACGAACCGAACGAAACGCCCGCCGAAGAGGACATGTTCTCCCAGACGGTCGAAGACCAGCAAGACCCCGCGATTCAGGACGACGACCCCGACGAAGGCTACACGTTCTGA
- the trpC gene encoding indole-3-glycerol phosphate synthase produces MDASEEVAPEVRSIIDAARERGGADGQVQARPRSLPEAFARAEDDGRVPTIAEVKPTSPTTARTREDNPVALAEAMVAGGAAALSVLTEPEHFGGSPETLKRVRAAVDVPVLRKDFLLYEEQLDVVEADLVLLIVRFLEADGTADLEDMLAAAHERGFQVLVETHSREEVRTAVDAGAKIIGVNNRDLGALDLDLSTFEEVAPTVPDDVTLIAESGIETRADVARMRAAGADGQLVGSAIMDGDVRANTERLTTLPENTNT; encoded by the coding sequence ATGGACGCTAGTGAGGAGGTCGCACCCGAAGTGCGGTCGATCATCGACGCAGCCCGCGAGCGTGGCGGGGCCGACGGGCAGGTGCAAGCGCGCCCGCGCTCGTTGCCCGAGGCGTTCGCACGCGCCGAGGACGACGGGCGCGTGCCCACGATCGCCGAGGTCAAACCGACGAGTCCGACGACGGCGCGGACTCGGGAGGATAACCCTGTAGCACTCGCCGAGGCGATGGTCGCGGGCGGTGCGGCCGCGCTGTCGGTACTGACCGAACCCGAGCACTTCGGGGGCTCGCCCGAGACACTCAAGCGCGTCCGCGCGGCCGTCGACGTGCCGGTCCTCCGGAAGGACTTCCTGCTGTACGAAGAGCAACTCGACGTTGTCGAGGCCGACCTGGTACTGTTGATCGTTCGATTTCTCGAAGCGGACGGGACAGCTGATCTCGAAGACATGCTCGCGGCCGCTCACGAGCGGGGGTTTCAGGTCCTCGTCGAGACTCACTCCCGCGAGGAAGTCCGGACGGCCGTCGATGCGGGGGCGAAGATCATCGGCGTGAACAACCGCGACCTCGGTGCGCTGGACCTCGACCTTTCGACGTTCGAGGAGGTGGCTCCCACCGTCCCGGATGACGTGACGCTGATCGCCGAGAGCGGGATCGAGACGCGGGCGGACGTGGCGCGAATGCGGGCGGCAGGCGCGGACGGACAACTCGTCGGCTCGGCGATCATGGACGGCGACGTGCGTGCGAATACTGAACGACTCACGACGCTACCGGAGAACACGAACACATGA
- a CDS encoding bifunctional N(6)-L-threonylcarbamoyladenine synthase/serine/threonine protein kinase, with translation MERTASNDDATRVLGIEGTAWAASAAIYDVDADDVTIETDAYEPDSGGIHPREAAEHMQEAIPEVVERALDIARKQAQKAGEDPEESPVDAVAFSRGPGLGPCLRIVATAARALAQRLDVPLVGVNHMVAHLEIGRHRSGFSSPVCLNASGANAHVLGYRNGRYRVLGETMDTGVGNAIDKFTRHLGWSHPGGPKVEKRARDGEYIDMPYVVKGMDFSFSGIMSAAKQAVDGVPASEASGSSSDRQSDGGEAVEDVCYSLQENIFAMLTEVSERALSLTDADELVLGGGVGQNERLREMLAEMCKQRGADFYAPEPRLLRDNAGMIAVLGAKMYAAGDTIAVEDSTVRPDFRPDEVAVSWRSGESVGSWAGSSDSERVQGAEATVTVENGRVRKRRNPRTYRHPTLDERLRTERTREEARLTSEARRAGVPTPVVYDIDPQDSVLVFERVGDRDLRAELTVERVRDVGRHLATIHDAGFVHGDPTTRNVRLAGGASEESAADSASSAERSSADSQAAKPRGDGDRRSREQAPDRTYLIDFGLGYYSDHAEDHAMDLHVFGQSLSGTANDAEPLCEAAEAAYREASERGETVLDRLREIEGRGRYQ, from the coding sequence ATGGAACGGACAGCGAGTAACGACGACGCCACCCGGGTACTCGGAATTGAAGGCACAGCCTGGGCCGCCAGCGCAGCCATCTACGACGTCGATGCTGACGACGTCACGATCGAGACGGACGCATACGAACCCGACAGCGGCGGCATTCACCCGCGGGAAGCCGCCGAACACATGCAAGAAGCCATCCCGGAAGTCGTTGAGCGTGCGCTCGATATCGCTCGCAAGCAGGCCCAAAAGGCGGGCGAAGACCCCGAGGAGTCGCCGGTCGACGCCGTCGCCTTCTCGCGAGGTCCCGGACTCGGTCCCTGTCTGCGGATCGTCGCCACGGCCGCACGGGCACTTGCCCAGCGACTCGACGTGCCGCTGGTCGGCGTCAACCACATGGTGGCACACTTGGAAATCGGTCGCCACCGCTCGGGCTTTTCCTCGCCGGTCTGTTTGAACGCTTCCGGCGCGAACGCCCACGTCCTTGGGTATCGCAATGGCCGCTATCGCGTCCTTGGCGAGACGATGGACACCGGTGTCGGCAATGCTATCGACAAGTTCACCCGTCACCTCGGGTGGTCTCACCCCGGCGGGCCGAAAGTCGAGAAACGCGCCAGGGACGGCGAATATATCGACATGCCCTACGTCGTCAAGGGGATGGACTTCTCCTTTTCGGGGATCATGAGCGCCGCCAAGCAGGCCGTCGACGGGGTTCCCGCGAGCGAAGCGAGCGGGAGCTCGTCGGACCGTCAGTCCGACGGTGGGGAGGCAGTCGAAGACGTCTGCTACTCGCTGCAGGAAAACATCTTCGCGATGCTGACCGAAGTCAGCGAGCGCGCGCTCTCGTTGACGGACGCCGACGAACTCGTCCTCGGTGGTGGCGTCGGCCAGAACGAGCGTCTTCGGGAGATGCTTGCGGAAATGTGCAAACAGCGCGGGGCGGACTTCTACGCCCCCGAACCGCGATTGCTGCGGGACAACGCGGGGATGATCGCCGTCCTCGGCGCAAAGATGTACGCGGCGGGCGACACGATCGCGGTCGAGGACTCGACGGTTCGCCCGGACTTCCGGCCCGACGAGGTGGCCGTCAGCTGGCGTTCAGGTGAGTCCGTTGGCTCGTGGGCGGGCTCAAGCGATAGTGAACGGGTTCAGGGTGCCGAGGCGACCGTCACCGTCGAGAATGGCCGCGTCCGCAAACGCCGGAACCCGCGCACGTACCGCCACCCCACGCTCGACGAGCGCCTACGGACCGAACGCACACGCGAGGAAGCGCGTCTCACCAGCGAGGCGCGGCGGGCGGGCGTGCCGACACCGGTCGTTTACGACATTGATCCACAGGACAGCGTGCTGGTCTTCGAGCGCGTCGGCGACCGGGACCTGCGGGCAGAACTCACCGTCGAGCGCGTGAGGGATGTCGGACGACATCTGGCGACGATCCACGACGCGGGGTTCGTCCACGGTGATCCGACGACGCGCAACGTCCGGCTCGCGGGCGGCGCGAGCGAAGAGAGCGCCGCCGACAGTGCGAGTAGCGCGGAACGGAGTTCCGCAGACAGTCAAGCGGCGAAGCCGCGAGGCGACGGTGACAGACGGAGCCGTGAGCAGGCCCCGGATCGCACATACCTGATCGACTTCGGACTGGGCTACTACAGCGATCACGCCGAGGATCACGCGATGGACCTGCACGTCTTCGGCCAGTCGCTATCGGGGACAGCCAACGACGCCGAACCACTGTGTGAGGCCGCAGAAGCGGCCTACCGCGAGGCAAGCGAGCGGGGCGAAACCGTCCTGGATCGCCTGCGGGAGATCGAAGGCCGCGGCCGGTATCAGTGA
- a CDS encoding DHH family phosphoesterase — translation MSQPQQLYELLGDGSEINIVCHNNPDPDCLASALALGRIAGAAGIEERTILYSGTISHQQNRAFVNLLDIDLQPFESATVQNRQPDSLLAFVDHAISGENNQVPPDTHVDIVIDHHPADTVEARFVDHRAELGAAATILTEYVCTLDIDLDADLATALLFAIRSDTLDFLRGATREDYDAAGQLHEFADQEMLRQLSTPSVTGETIDAISTAIANRRINGAVLISHVGRTTERDALPQAVDYLVRLEGVQTAIVFGLVEDAIHISARSPDARVNVENILNEAFEDVGSGGGHHDVAGGEIPLGIFADYTSDDDQLLDIIEQIITARLFAELNLSEDEED, via the coding sequence ATGAGCCAGCCACAACAACTGTATGAGCTTCTCGGTGACGGCAGCGAAATCAACATCGTCTGCCATAATAACCCTGATCCAGATTGTCTGGCGAGTGCGCTGGCGTTAGGCCGGATCGCGGGCGCTGCCGGTATCGAAGAACGGACTATCCTCTACAGCGGGACGATTTCACACCAGCAAAACCGCGCATTCGTCAATCTCCTCGATATCGACCTCCAACCGTTCGAATCTGCGACCGTCCAGAACCGCCAACCGGACTCGTTACTTGCGTTCGTCGATCATGCTATTTCCGGTGAGAACAACCAGGTTCCGCCGGACACGCACGTAGATATCGTGATCGATCATCATCCTGCCGATACCGTTGAGGCTCGGTTCGTCGATCATCGTGCTGAACTGGGGGCAGCAGCGACGATTCTCACAGAATATGTCTGCACTCTCGACATCGATCTAGATGCAGATCTTGCGACGGCACTCCTGTTTGCCATTCGTTCGGATACGCTCGATTTCCTCCGTGGAGCCACGCGTGAGGATTACGATGCAGCCGGACAACTTCACGAATTCGCAGATCAAGAGATGCTCCGCCAACTTTCGACGCCATCAGTGACTGGCGAGACTATCGACGCGATTTCGACCGCCATCGCTAATCGAAGAATAAACGGCGCAGTACTCATCTCACATGTCGGCCGAACGACTGAACGGGATGCGCTCCCCCAAGCTGTCGATTATCTCGTGCGACTGGAGGGCGTTCAAACCGCTATCGTGTTTGGACTCGTCGAGGACGCCATTCACATCAGCGCTCGGTCACCAGATGCACGAGTGAACGTCGAGAATATACTGAACGAGGCGTTCGAGGATGTCGGCAGCGGCGGTGGCCATCACGACGTTGCGGGCGGTGAAATCCCACTCGGTATCTTTGCCGACTACACGTCCGACGACGACCAGTTACTCGATATTATCGAACAAATCATCACTGCACGTCTTTTCGCGGAACTCAATCTATCCGAAGACGAAGAAGACTGA
- a CDS encoding ABC transporter permease, giving the protein MSPRSLADRVPVLSLALRNLSRSKTRSALAAIGIAIGVIAIVSLGMFGSAFQRSQMENIGTIGNNVGVFPGEDLDRANFTETQLQEIRRSAQPADLIAIKQDSREMRTREGTTSRTVYGIAEPDRLFDVRDGQIPPNWRSGIVVGDQLATVEGIETGDAMNLDGQTYRVAAVLEDAGQATLINPNSAVILPPSRFAEDTYTQVIVLSDTTAEATQTAERIRTAMNDRRERVQVFEFSQLAQQIGQLFLQLNLFLIGIGAVSLVVAGTSILNVMLMSTVERRGEIGVLRAVGFKRLAVLRIFLTEAALLGLIGGTAGVIVSVLIGAGIHSLFLGDPLAFDTLSLIYIGGGFSFGIGSGLISGAYPAWKASQLDPVEALRE; this is encoded by the coding sequence ATGTCTCCTAGATCACTCGCCGACCGGGTGCCAGTGCTATCGCTAGCACTCCGGAACCTCTCGCGGTCGAAGACCAGATCGGCGCTGGCAGCGATCGGTATCGCGATCGGCGTCATCGCGATCGTCTCGCTGGGTATGTTTGGATCGGCGTTCCAGCGATCACAGATGGAAAACATCGGCACGATCGGGAACAACGTCGGCGTCTTCCCCGGCGAGGACCTGGATCGGGCAAACTTCACCGAGACGCAACTGCAGGAGATCCGGCGTTCGGCACAGCCGGCGGATCTGATCGCCATCAAACAAGACAGCCGTGAGATGCGAACCCGTGAGGGAACAACCAGCCGGACCGTCTATGGCATCGCCGAACCGGACCGACTCTTCGACGTCAGGGACGGGCAGATCCCGCCCAACTGGCGTAGCGGCATCGTCGTCGGCGACCAACTCGCGACGGTGGAAGGGATCGAGACTGGTGACGCCATGAATCTGGACGGCCAGACCTACCGTGTCGCGGCGGTCCTCGAAGACGCGGGTCAAGCCACACTGATCAACCCGAACAGCGCAGTCATCCTCCCACCCTCCCGGTTCGCCGAAGACACCTACACGCAGGTCATCGTCCTGTCGGATACGACCGCAGAGGCGACCCAGACAGCCGAACGGATCCGGACGGCGATGAACGACCGGCGCGAGCGCGTCCAGGTCTTCGAGTTCAGCCAGCTCGCCCAGCAGATCGGGCAGCTGTTCCTCCAGCTCAACCTGTTTCTCATCGGGATCGGCGCAGTATCGCTGGTAGTCGCCGGGACGAGCATCCTCAACGTGATGTTGATGAGCACGGTCGAACGCCGTGGGGAGATCGGCGTTCTCCGTGCAGTCGGCTTCAAGCGCCTCGCAGTCCTGCGAATCTTCCTCACTGAGGCGGCCTTGCTCGGGCTTATCGGCGGGACCGCCGGCGTCATTGTCAGCGTGCTCATCGGGGCCGGCATCCACAGCCTCTTTCTCGGCGATCCGCTTGCGTTCGACACGCTGAGCCTGATTTACATCGGCGGCGGGTTCAGCTTCGGGATCGGATCGGGACTGATCAGCGGGGCCTATCCGGCCTGGAAAGCGTCGCAACTCGATCCGGTTGAAGCACTTCGCGAGTGA